A genomic window from Diospyros lotus cultivar Yz01 chromosome 2, ASM1463336v1, whole genome shotgun sequence includes:
- the LOC127794420 gene encoding IAA-amino acid hydrolase ILR1-like 4 isoform X1 — translation MGFFNRVFLILALLSVELTPSSADSSSSSREITSIFLNHAKKKEVFDWMVGIRRKIHENPELGYEEFETSKLVRAELDKMGIPYKYPIAVTGVVGFVGSGEPPFVAIRADMDALSMQEMVEWEHKSKIPGKMHACGHDGHVAMLLGAAKILQEHRELLQGTVLLVFQPAEEGGGGAKKMVEAGVLENVEAIFGLHVYPDLPTGQVASRSGPFLAGSGFFEAVINGKGGHAAIPQHSIDPILAASNVIVSLQHLVSREADPLDSQVVTVAKFKGGGAFNVIPDSVTIGGTFRAFSKESFMQLKQRIEEVITRQATVQRCNATVDFHAAGKEPFTPPTINDKGLHGHFQSVAANLFGSDNVKDMQPVMGSEDFSFYQEMIPGYFFFLGTKDETSGKPASVHSPYFKINEDALPYGAALDASLAAGYLLELQTRSTPSSRKHHDEL, via the exons ATGGGTTTCTTCAATCGGGTCTTCTTGATTCTGGCCCTGCTGTCGGTTGAGTTGACACCCAGCTCCGCAGATTCTTCGTCGAGCTCGAGGGAGATTACCTCAATCTTCCTCAACCATGCGAAGAAAAAAGAGGTTTTTGATTGGATGGTGGGCATTAGGAGAAAGATACATGAAAATCCGGAACTGGGTTACGAGGAATTTGAGACCAGTAAGCTTGTCAGAGCGGAGTTGGATAAAATGGGTATTCCCTACAAATACCCGATTGCAGTCACCGGAGTTGTTGGCTTCGTCGGCTCCGGCGAACCCCCTTTCGTTGCGATTAGGGCCGACATGGATGCTCTGTCTATGCAG GAAATGGTGGAATGGGAGCACAAGAGTAAAATTCCTGGGAAAATGCACGCTTGTGGGCACGATGGCCATGTTGCCATGCTTCTTGGTGCTGCAAAGATTCTTCAAGAGCATCGTGAACTCTTGCAG GGCACGGTTCTTCTTGTTTTCCAACCGGCAGAGGAAGGAGGTGGTGGCGCAAAGAAAATGGTAGAAGCTGGAGTACTTGAGAATGTTGAAGCTATCTTTGGGCTGCATGTCTATCCCGACTTACCCACAGGCCAAGTTGCCTCCAGATCTGGTCCTTTTTTGGCTGGGAGTGGCTTTTTTGAAGCGGTAATAAATGGAAAAGGAGGCCATGCAGCCATTCCTCAGCACTCAATTGATCCAATTTTGGCAGCATCAAATGTAATTGTCAGCTTGCAGCACCTTGTTTCAAGAGAAGCTGATCCACTGGACTCTCAG GTGGTAACAGTTGCGAAATTCAAAGGAGGTGGTGCATTCAATGTCATTCCTGATTCTGTCACTATTGGGGGCACCTTCAGAGCCTTCTCAAAGGAAAGCTTTATGCAACTCAAGCAGAGAATTGAAGAG GTAATAACCCGACAAGCCACAGTTCAAAGGTGCAATGCAACTGTTGATTTCCATGCAGCAGGCAAAGAGCCTTTCACTCCCCCAACCATAAATGACAAAGGCTTGCACGGGCACTTCCAAAGTGTTGCAGCAAATTTGTTTGGATCTGACAATGTCAAGGACATGCAACCAGTGATGGGGTCTGAGGATTTTTCATTTTACCAAGAGATGATACCTGGTTACTTCTTTTTCCTTGGTACGAAGGATGAAACAAGTGGGAAGCCGGCATCAGTGCATTCTCCCTACTTCAAAATCAACGAAGATGCGCTTCCTTATGGAGCCGCACTTGATGCCTCATTAGCTGCCGGGTATCTTCTTGAACTCCAAACTAGGAGTACCCCGTCAAGTAGAAAACATCACGACGAGCTGTGA
- the LOC127794218 gene encoding glycosyltransferase BC10-like has product MQSRVVGLEEGKDPATNARPSQSRVFPSRILQFLSAFLVVAIAFTILSVYMIRYFGVQRVVPAIQSTIQACYGEPGTLEGWIRPPLNLLHSMNDTDLFWRASFVPQKKDYAFERTPKIAFMFLARGPLPMAPLWERFFEGQEGLYSIYIHSMPDYEPTFSSSSVFYKRQIPSQVAEWGMMSMCDAERRLLANALLDISNEWFILISEACIPLYNFSFVYDYISRSRHSFMGSYDELGPDGRGRYSPNMAPEVNITEWRKGSQWFEINRKLAVDIIEDNIFYPKFEHFCRPNCYVDEHYFPTMLSIQSPHLLANRTLTWVDWSRGGAHPATYGRSDIGEQFFKRMFQGRNCTYNDQPSSVCFLFARKFSPNALEPLLEVSSNVFGY; this is encoded by the exons ATGCAATCCAGGGTGGTGGGATTGGAGGAAGGCAAGGACCCTGCCACCAATGCTAGACCAAGCCAATCTAGGGTTTTTCCATCGAGAATCCTGCAGTTTCTTTCGGCCTTTTTGGTGGTGGCCATTGCGTTTACAATTTTGAGTGTATACATGATTAGGTATTTTGGAGTCCAGAGGGTAGTTCCAGCGATACAGTCTACAATTCAGGCATGTTATGGAGAGCCTGGAACTTTGGAGGGTTGGATTAGGCCTCCATTGAACCTACTGCATAGTATGAATGACACTGACCTGTTTTGGCGGGCATCTTTTGTTCCTCAAAAAAAAGATTATGCTTTTGAGAGAACCCCCAAAATTGCCTTCATGTTCTTGGCAAGAGGGCCATTGCCAATGGCACCACTCTGGGAAAGGTTCTTTGAGGGGCAGGAGGGGCTGTATTCAATCTACATTCATTCGATGCCAGATTACGAACCAACATTCTCCTCTTCATCAGTTTTTTACAAAAGACAGATTCCAAGCCAG GTGGCTGAGTGGGGAATGATGAGTATGTGTGATGCCGAGAGGAGACTCCTAGCCAATGCATTGCTTGATATCTCCAATGAATGGTTTATCCTCATTTCTGAAGCTTGCATTCCTCTTTACAACTTCAGTTTTGTTTACGACTACATCTCAAGATCCCGGCACAGCTTTATGGGTTCATATGATGAACTGGGACCCGATGGAAGAGGGCGCTATAGCCCAAACATGGCACCTGAGGTCAACATCACTGAATGGCGTAAAGGCTCCCAGTGGTTTGAAATCAATCGTAAACTGGCAGTCGACATCATTGAAGACAACATCTTCTACCCCAAGTTCGAACACTTCTGCAGACCAAATTGTTACGTGGACGAGCACTATTTCCCAACCATGCTGAGCATCCAATCTCCACATCTCTTGGCAAACAGGACGCTGACGTGGGTGGACTGGTCTAGGGGCGGCGCTCACCCCGCCACATATGGGCGGTCGGATATTGGGGAGCAGTTCTTCAAGAGAATGTTCCAAGGCAGAAACTGCACTTACAATGACCAGCCATCTTCTGTTTGTTTCCTCTTTGCTAGGAAGTTCTCTCCCAATGCTTTAGAGCCTCTACTGGAAGTTTCATCCAATGTCTTCGGTTACTGA
- the LOC127794420 gene encoding IAA-amino acid hydrolase ILR1-like 2 isoform X2: protein MGFFNRVFLILALLSVELTPSSADSSSSSREITSIFLNHAKKKEVFDWMVGIRRKIHENPELGYEEFETSKLVRAELDKMGIPYKYPIAVTGVVGFVGSGEPPFVAIRADMDALSMQEMVEWEHKSKIPGKMHACGHDGHVAMLLGAAKILQEHRELLQVVTVAKFKGGGAFNVIPDSVTIGGTFRAFSKESFMQLKQRIEEVITRQATVQRCNATVDFHAAGKEPFTPPTINDKGLHGHFQSVAANLFGSDNVKDMQPVMGSEDFSFYQEMIPGYFFFLGTKDETSGKPASVHSPYFKINEDALPYGAALDASLAAGYLLELQTRSTPSSRKHHDEL from the exons ATGGGTTTCTTCAATCGGGTCTTCTTGATTCTGGCCCTGCTGTCGGTTGAGTTGACACCCAGCTCCGCAGATTCTTCGTCGAGCTCGAGGGAGATTACCTCAATCTTCCTCAACCATGCGAAGAAAAAAGAGGTTTTTGATTGGATGGTGGGCATTAGGAGAAAGATACATGAAAATCCGGAACTGGGTTACGAGGAATTTGAGACCAGTAAGCTTGTCAGAGCGGAGTTGGATAAAATGGGTATTCCCTACAAATACCCGATTGCAGTCACCGGAGTTGTTGGCTTCGTCGGCTCCGGCGAACCCCCTTTCGTTGCGATTAGGGCCGACATGGATGCTCTGTCTATGCAG GAAATGGTGGAATGGGAGCACAAGAGTAAAATTCCTGGGAAAATGCACGCTTGTGGGCACGATGGCCATGTTGCCATGCTTCTTGGTGCTGCAAAGATTCTTCAAGAGCATCGTGAACTCTTGCAG GTGGTAACAGTTGCGAAATTCAAAGGAGGTGGTGCATTCAATGTCATTCCTGATTCTGTCACTATTGGGGGCACCTTCAGAGCCTTCTCAAAGGAAAGCTTTATGCAACTCAAGCAGAGAATTGAAGAG GTAATAACCCGACAAGCCACAGTTCAAAGGTGCAATGCAACTGTTGATTTCCATGCAGCAGGCAAAGAGCCTTTCACTCCCCCAACCATAAATGACAAAGGCTTGCACGGGCACTTCCAAAGTGTTGCAGCAAATTTGTTTGGATCTGACAATGTCAAGGACATGCAACCAGTGATGGGGTCTGAGGATTTTTCATTTTACCAAGAGATGATACCTGGTTACTTCTTTTTCCTTGGTACGAAGGATGAAACAAGTGGGAAGCCGGCATCAGTGCATTCTCCCTACTTCAAAATCAACGAAGATGCGCTTCCTTATGGAGCCGCACTTGATGCCTCATTAGCTGCCGGGTATCTTCTTGAACTCCAAACTAGGAGTACCCCGTCAAGTAGAAAACATCACGACGAGCTGTGA
- the LOC127796022 gene encoding ESCRT-related protein CHMP1B → MGNTEKLLNQIMELKFTSKSLQRQAKKCEKDEKSEKLKVKKAIEKGNMDGARIYAENAIRKRNEQMNYLRLASRLDAVVARLDTQAKMSTITKSMGSIVKSLESSLTTGNLQKMSETMDQFERQFVNMEVQAEFMESSMAGSTSLSTPEGEVNSLMQQVADDYGLEVSVGLPQPAAHAVATKTQEKVDEDDLSRRLAELKARG, encoded by the coding sequence ATGGGGAACACGGAGAAGTTGCTGAACCAGATAATGGAGCTCAAGTTCACGTCGAAGAGCCTCCAGAGGCAGGCGAAGAAGTGCGAGAAGGACGAGAAGTCCGAGAAGCTGAAGGTCAAGAAGGCGATCGAGAAGGGCAACATGGACGGCGCCCGGATCTACGCCGAGAATGCCATCCGCAAGCGCAACGAGCAGATGAATTACCTCCGCCTCGCGTCCCGCCTCGACGCCGTCGTCGCCAGGCTCGACACGCAGGCCAAGATGTCCACGATCACCAAGTCCATGGGATCGATCGTCAAGTCGCTCGAGTCCTCTCTTACCACCGGCAATTTGCAGAAGATGTCCGAAACGATGGACCAGTTCGAGCGCCAGTTCGTCAACATGGAGGTCCAGGCCGAGTTCATGGAGAGCTCTATGGCAGGAAGCACGTCGCTGTCGACTCCCGAGGGCGAAGTCAACAGTTTGATGCAACAGGTCGCCGACGATTACGGCCTGGAGGTGTCCGTGGGGCTGCCGCAGCCGGCCGCTCACGCCGTGGCCACCAAGACACAGGAGAAGGTCGACGAGGACGACTTGTCCAGGCGCCTTGCCGAGCTCAAGGCCCGTGGTTAA
- the LOC127794421 gene encoding jacalin-related lectin 19, whose product MAMVMGGEMDQAGEKRMNIVVGPWGGGGGTYWDDGNYSGVREIRLVYGDCIDLIQVVYDKNGKPVSAEQHGGVGGTQKAEIKLQFPREFLTSVSGHYCPVVYGGSPVIRSLVFKSNQKTYGPFGVEEGVPFSFSTEGGVVTGFRGRSGWYLDAIGFSLSHHIRATNLYKKVQKQLKKLVSTKSRS is encoded by the exons ATGGCCATGGTCATG GGGGGCGAGATGGATCAAGCTGGGGAGAAAAGGATGAACATCGTTGTCGGCCCGTGGGGAGGAGGCGGTGGAACCTATTGGGACGATGGCAATTACAGTGGGGTGAGAGAGATCAGATTGGTTTATGGCGATTGCATCGACTTGATCCAAGTGGTGTACGATAAGAATGGTAAGCCTGTTTCGGCAGAACAACACGGAGGTGTTGGAGGAACTCAGAAGGCTGAG ATTAAGCTGCAGTTCCCTCGTGAGTTCTTGACAAGTGTGAGCGGTCACTATTGTCCGGTGGTGTATGGAGGTAGTCCTGTGATCCGATCACTCGTGTTCAAGAGTAATCAGAAAACCTACGGGCCTTTTGGAGTTGAAGAAGGGGTTCCGTTTTCGTTTTCAACAGAAGGAGGTGTGGTCACCGGCTTCAGGGGGAGGAGTGGCTGGTACCTAGATGCCATCGGCTTCAGTTTATCTCATCATATCCGAGCAACAAATCTCTACAAAAAGGTTCAAAAGCAGCTTAAGAAGTTAGTCAGCACCAAATCCAGATCTTAA